In a genomic window of Rhinopithecus roxellana isolate Shanxi Qingling chromosome 2, ASM756505v1, whole genome shotgun sequence:
- the CISD2 gene encoding CDGSH iron-sulfur domain-containing protein 2 → MPLARMVLESVARIVKVQLPAYLKRLPVPESITGFARLTVSEWLRLLPFLGVLALLGYLAVRPFLQKKKQQKDSLINLKIQKENPKVVNEINIEDLCLAKAAYCRCWRSKTFPACDGSHNKHNELTGDNVGPLILKKKEV, encoded by the exons ATGCCGCTGGCCAGGATGGTGCTGGAGAGCGTGGCCCGCATCGTGAAGGTGCAGCTCCCCGCATATCTGAAGCGGCTCCCAGTTCCTGAAAGCATTACCGGGTTCGCTAGGCTCACAG TTTCAGAATGGCTTCGGTTATTGCCTTTCCTTGGTGTACTCGCACTTCTTGGCTACCTTGCAGTTCGTCCATTCCTCCAGAAGAAAAAACAACAGAAGGATAGCTTGATTAatcttaaaatacaaaaggaaaatccGAAAGTAGTGAATGAAATAAACATTGAAGATTTGTGTCTTGCTAAAGCAGCTTATTGTAGGTGTTGGCGTTCTAAAACG tttcctGCCTGCGATGGTTCACATAATAAACACAATGAATTGACAGGAGATAATGTGGGTCCACTAATactgaagaagaaagaagtataa